TCGTCGGCCACCTTGTCGGCCTTGACCAACCGGGTCACGTCGGGTTCGACCGAGAAGTTCACGATGTCGGCCGGCTTGCCGTCGGCCACGGCTCGGGACTGATCGCCCGATGCGCCGTAGGAGGTCCGCACCGCCACACCCTTACCTTCTTCGCTGGCGGTGAAGGCCGGGATGATCTTGCTCCATCCCGGTTCGGGAACCGCGTAGGCCACCAGGGTCAGCGTGGTGTCGGCACCGGCCGCCCCCTGATCACCGCCGGCGACGTCACTGGCGCCGCCACCGCAGCCGACCGCCAGCACACCGGTGGCGGTCAGGACAGTGGCAGTACGCCAGAACTTACTGAGATTGGGCTTGTTAACAGGCACTGAGAACCTTTCTTACGGACAGCGGGCAATTAGAGGTCCGTCATGCGGAAAGGCGAAGGAGTCGTGGGAGGCAAGAGAGCATCCGGGCACAGAACCGCCACCGACACCAAACCGCGGACGGGTTGGAGTCAGCGACAACAGGCGACGTCAGCAACAGCGCATGAACCCACGGCAATGAGAGCCAAGACATGGCTCTCAGTCTTGCCGGACGCTGAAGGCATGGCGCGAAGAATAACAGAATTCCACCGTCGCGCCTGCCGAGCGATATGTGGCCCGACTAGCGGGTCAGCAACCACATCACGATGACCAGGACAAGCAGCAGAATCAAGATCAACGTGACACGTGAGCGCGGCATACCGTTCACTCGGATTCCACCTCGTCCGCCGGGGCGTGGCGCAGCCGGTGCAACCCGGTGATGCCCCAGCCCAGCGCGCCGTCGAGCACCACTGCGCTGCCATAGGCCAACGCCAGCACCACCGGCATCACCACCGCGGTCTGCACGACGAACGGCAGCCCGGTCAGCCACAGTTCGACGCCGTCCCACCAGTTCAGGATTGCCGTCATGGGGCCAGCCTAGGCGATCGGCGAGAATCATCCCGTCACGCCAGTAACGTTCGACACGCACGGCTTGGGTAGACGACACCTGTATCCGCAGATGATGATGTGCGGATGGTTCTGCAACACACCGAGCCCACGGATGTCGTCGCGCCACTCGAAAAGAAGCCTCCGGCCACCAAGACCGGCGACACGCCGTTGACGGTCACCGCCCCGGTGCCGTACTCGACCAGCGGTGCCTTGCGGAACCCGTTCCCGCCGATCGCCGACTACGGGTTCCTGTCCGACTGCGAGAACACCTGCCTGATCTCCTCAGCCGGATCGGTCGAGTGGCTGTGCGTCCCGCGGCCCGACTCCCCCAGCGTGTTCGGCGCGATCCTGGACCGCAATGCAGGCCATTTCCGGCTCGGCCCCTACGGGGTGACGGTCCCGTCGGCACGGCGCTACCTGCCCGGCAGCCTCATCCTGGAGACCACCTGGCAGACCCACACCGGCTGGCTGATCGTGCGCGACGCACTGGTCATGGGTCCGTGGCACGACATCGAGACCCGATCGCGCACGCACCGGCGCACCCCCATGGACTGGGACGCCGAACACATCCTGCTGCGCACCGTCCGATGCGTCAGCGGCACCGTCGAGTTGGTGATGAACTGCGAACCGGCATTCGACTACCACCGCGTCAGCGCGTCGTGGGAGTACTCAGGGCCCGCCTACGGTGAAGCCATCGCACGCGCCAGCCGCAACCCCGACTCGCACCCCACCCTGCGTCTCACCACCAACCTGCGGATCGGCATCGAGGGTCGCGAGGCCCGCGCCCGCACTCGGCTCACCGAGGGCGACAACGTGTTCGTCGCACTCAGTTGGTCCAAACATCCCGCCCCGCAGACCTTCGAAGAGGCCTCGGACAAGATGTGGAAGACCAGCGAGTCGTGGCGGCAGTGGATCAACATCGGCGATTTTCCCGACCATCCCTGGCGGTCCTATCTGCAACGCAGCGCGTTGACCCTCAAGGGGCTGACCTACTCGCCCACCGGCGCACTACTGGCCGCCCCGACCACGTCACTGCCGGAAACCCCTCAGGGCGAACGTAACTGGGACTACCGCTACTCCTGGATCAGGGACTCCACATTCGCGTTGTGGGGCCTCTACACCCTCGGACTGGACCGGGAAGCCGACGATTTCTTCTCGTTCATCGCCGACGTGTCCGGCGCCAACAACGGCGAACGCCACCCGCTGCAGGTGATGTACGGCGTCGGCGGTGAACGCAGCCTGGTGGAAGAAGAACTGCACCACCTCTCGGGCTATGACAACGCCCGCCCCGTGCGCATCGGCAACGGCGCCTACAACCAGATGCAGCACGACATCTGGGGCACCATGCTGGATTCGGTGTACCTGCACGCCAAGTCACGCGAGCAGATTCCCGAGGCCCTGTGGCCGGTGCTGAAGAACCAGGTAGAGGAAGCCATCAAGCATTGGAAGGAACCCGACCGCGGGATCTGGGAGGTGCGCGGCGAACCGCAGCACTTCACCTCCAGCAAGATCATGTGTTGGGTGGCGCTGGATCGCGGATCGAAGCTGGCCGAGCTACAAGGTGAGAAGAGCTACGCGCAGCAGTGGCGTGCGACGGCCGAAGAGATCAAGGCCGACGTCCTGGCCCGCGGCGTGGACTCTCGCGGTGTCCTGACCCAGCGCTACAACGACGACGCGCTGGACGCCTCGTTGCTGCTGGCGGTGCTCACCCGGTTCCTGCCCTCGGACGATCCACGGGTGCGGGCCACCGTGCTGGCGATCGCCGACGAACTCACCGAGGACGGCCTGGTGCTGCGCTACCGGGTCGAGGAGACCGATGACGGTCTGTCGGGTGAAGAAGGCACGTTCACCATCTGTTCGTTCTGGCTGGTGTCGGCACTGGTCGAGATCGGCGAGGTGAGCCGGGCCAAGCATCTGCTGGAACGGTTGCTGTCCTTCGCCAGCCCGCTACACCTGTACGCCGAGGAGATCGAGCCGCGTACCGGCCGGCACCTGGGCAACTTCCCGCAGGCCTTCACGCACCTGGCCTTGATCAACGCCGTGGTGCACGTGATCCGGGCCGAAGAGGAGTCCGACAGCTCCGGGGTCTTCCAGCCCGCCAACGCGCCGATGTAGGCCGGGAGCTCACGTTCTACAGATGTCGGGGCCTTGTCCCGGCAAGCAATCATGGTGCGCCGATCTCTGGATTCGGCGACGCCCGGCGAGCAACATCGGTGTATGAGCTACAACCGCCTTCGTGCAGACGACACTTCGCGCATCAAGATCGACGTGGCGATCGGTGTTCTGGTCGCCCTGCGCGGTTGCGCTCCAGATCAGGCCTTCGCCGAGATGGTGCGGGTGGTGCACCGTACGGGCATCGGAATCGGAAGTATCGCAAGGGCTTTGGTAGACCTCGCCGGCGGCAGCTCTGGCACCTCGGCCGAGTACGCCGAAGCGTTCAACGCCTGGGGCGAGCTGCTGGCGCGGGCCCGGCGGATCCCGGTCAGCGCCCAGTAGCGGGCGCCCGGGCCACCAGCCAGGCCTGGCCGTCGCCCTCGGCCGCGCCGAGCGTCACGAGACCGGCAAACGCCGTTTCCAGTTCACGGGTGCCGGCCCGGAATCGGCCCGCCTGTGCGCCGACCTCGCTCAGTACACAGATCGCGAGGAGGCCGCCGGGCCGAAGACGCGCTGCCAGAGCCGGATACAGCCCAGGATCGCGGAACCGGTGACACAGCACCACGTCGACCCGAGGTCCCGATGGCAGGCCTTCGTCGAGATCGACGACATCGAAGCGGCAGCGCTCTGCCACCCCGCGGCGAGCGGCCGCGGCTCGGGCCCGGGTGATCGCCACCGAGGACACGTCGAGACCCCAGACGTCGAGTCCGCGCTCGGCCAGCCACAGCGAGCCCCGGCCGGCGCCACATGCGACGTCGAGCGCCGAGCCCGCCACGGGGAACTGGTCGGCGTGGCCGCTGAACACGGGCGGCAGGGCCGGCACGTCATCATCCGGCTCTCGGTCGGTGTAGGCCGCGTCCCAGCGGATGCGGTCCTGCTCGCTCACGTCGCCACCCTATGGGAGGGAATAGCGGCACACCCTTCGGGGTTAGCCCGTTCATGCGAGCCCTCGTCTACGACCCGCACGCTCCCGCCAACCTCCGATTCGACGAGGTCGCCGAGCCGTCAGCCGCCGATTCTCAGGCCCTCATCGATGTCCACGCGATCGCGCTGAATTTCGGAGAGCTGCACTTCATTGATCAGATGCGCCGCCCCGGCGAGGTTCCCGGCTGGGACAGTGCCGGCATCGTCACGCAGGCCGCAGCGGACGGCTCTGGACCGCCGGTCGGCGCCCGCGTAGTCGGGTTCAGCGGTGAGGCCGGCTGGGCCGAACGACGCGTGGTGTCCACCGACAATCTGGCCGAGCTTCCCGAGTTCGTCGAATTCGACGAGGCCGCCGCACTTCCGGTTGCCGGGGTGACCGCATTGCAGGCATTGAGGGCGCTCGGCCCGGTCGTCGGCCGTCGGGTCTTGATCACCGGCGCGTCCGGCGGCGTCGGACGATACGCGGTGCAACTGGCCGCCCGGGCCGGCGCGCACGTGGTGGCCGCCGTCGGCAGCGCCGCCCGCGGTGAAGGACTGGAGGAATTGGGCGCGGCCGAGGTGGTGATCGGGCTCGACACGGTATCCGAGCCGGTGTTCGGTGTACTCGACAACGTGGGCGGGAAACTGTTGGCCCAGGCGTTCAGCCTGGTGTCCGACGGGGGCTCGGTGCAGTCCATCGGAATGGCCTCCAATGAGCCGACCACGATCAACTTCGAGCAGGAGCGACGCACCGGAAACCGGAAACGGTTGGAGCCGTTCACAGTCCGAGCGCCGTTCCAGGACGACCTCCGTTATCTGCTGACCTTGCTGGCCGACGGCGAACTCGATCCGCAGATCGGTCTGCGGGATTCGTGGGAGAACACCGCCGCTGCCGCACAGGCGCTGTTGGGCCGCCAGGTCGCGGGCAAAGCCGTGCTGCGGGTCGTCTGACGCCGGCTCAGTTGCCCTGCCCGCCGCGTCCCCGCGACACCAGGTCGGCCACCGGATCCTTGCCGTTGATGAACCAGTCTCCGAGGATTCGCGCCTTATAGACCACGGGGTTGTGGGACGCGAGCGTACGGGCGTTGCGCCAATGCCGGTCCAGGCCGAGTTCTTCGGAGACCCCGGAAGCGCCCAGCGCATCGAACACCCGTGTGGTGGCGCGTAGCGCCGCCGCCACGATGACCAATTGGGCCTGGGTGACGGCCACTTCGGCCTCGACCAGCAACTGTCGAGCATTATCGTCGCTACCGGCGAGCCGTCCGGCCACGATTCGATCGAGGCTGCGTGCGCTCTGCGCCAGCGCCGCCGTCGCGCCGAAGGCCTCGGCCGACACCTCACCGATCACCTGCAACAGCTGCGCATCAGCGGCCGGAACCTCTGCCAGCCCCTGCGGGTAGTTGCGCTTGCGAGCGGACAACGCTGCCGAGCCGTCACGCTGTGCGGCCTTGATGATTCCGGTGAGCACCGCCAGCATGGCGATCTGGTAGAAGTGCGCCTGGTAGGTGAACCGCTCGGTCGCCGGAAACACATTTCCGCGTTCGGCCCGGGCCCGCTCGTAGCGCGCCGAACCGCTGCCAGTTGTGCGCTGGCCGAAGCCGCGCCAATCATCGATCAGGGTGACGCCGGGATCGTCGGCGCGAACCAGAGCCGTCCACAGCTCACCGTCCTCACCACGGCCGAGCACATCCAGCCAGTCGGCGTAAAGACTGCCCGTCGCATAGTATTTCGCGCCGGTCACCCGCCAATGGTCGTCCTCTTCGGTGACCGTTGTCGCCAGATTCGCCAGGGTCAGGTTATTGGCCTCCGTCCAGCCACCGCCGACGAACTCGCCGGCCAGGAACCTCTTGATCCACGTGGTGTTGTCCTCGGAAACCGGTGCGTTGAGCCGGTCTTCGACGAATGCCAGGTGGTTACGCCAGATATGGGCGATGTTCGCGTCGGCCTCTCCCAGCTCGGCCAGCAGCAGGAAGGTCTGCTCGAGCGAAGCACCGAAACCGCCCTGCTCGGCAGGGATCCGCAAGGTACCGAAACCGGCGTCGTTCAGCCAACGGACCTGCTCGTGTGGGAGTACCCGGTCGTTTTCGCGTTGCCGGTTCCCCTCCGCGATCCGCTCGAAAATCGGCCCGAACACCGAGCGCAGTTCGGCGTCATAGCCCGTCGGGCGTTTCAGAAGAGTGTTCTCCGTGGTCATTGTGACTTCTCCTCGGCATCGATCCGGTATGCGTACTCGTCGCGGACGGTGCGATATCCCAACCGCGCGTAGAGCAGATGGGCATTGCTGGCATTGGCGATGTCGGTGCCCAGCGAAGCGTGGGTGAAACCACGCCGCAACGCCGCCAGCCAGAGCTTTCGCAGCATCAACTCGGCCGTTCCGGACTTACGCCTGTCCGCGCGCACACCGATGTAATCAGTGTGCGCACTGCGGATCTCGTCCGGGCCGACTCCGGAGGTGTAGGTGGAACCGAGAACATACCCGATCACCACACCGTCCTCATCCACTGCGGCCAGGCTGAAATCCGGGGTGAACGCCCGGCTGGCGAGGTGATACTTCCAGCGCTGTGGTGTCTTCGACATGTTTCCGAAATGCTCGCGGAAGGTCTCGAATTGCACCCGTCGAACTTCTTCGGTGAGACCTGCGGCCACCACCTCGGGCCAGGACAGGATGTGCACCGAGTCGATCCGGGCATCGTCCAGAGCGGCGGGATCCTCCTCGCTCAAGGACTTTCGAGTGCTGGCGAATTGGCGCTCGCGTCTGCCTCCGCGGGCGATCAGTTCCTCGATCGTCACCGCCTGGTCGGCACCGATGAACACCCGCAGGTAGGCACCGGGCACTGCCACCCTGCGGAACTGCTCGACGCTGGAAGCGACGATCGCGCGCACCGCGTCCACCGGTGCCTGCGGACCGAATACGAAGCTTCCCAGCACTTCCGGTTCCGCACCGTCCGGCCGATGCAGGGCGGCGTAGCCGGCCACGGCGCCAGACTCGTCGGACAGGACCACAGCCGAGCCGGGATACGCGCCGTCGAGTTGTTCGGCGATGTCTCTCGAGTCGGCCGCGAACTTGCGTCCGCCGATACCCGGCGTGGTGGCCAGGAAGTCGGCGATCAGCGGATGATGGCGCGGGGTTATCTCGGCGATCGTCCAACCAGCCGTCACCACGGCGGCGTCCTGGGTCAATGTCACGACGTCACACCTGCATCGATCCAGCGCTGCTGTTCCTCGGGTGAGACGCTTTGGATCGTGCCGATCCGGTTGGCCACCTCGGGCCGCGTCCGCTTGAGGTACCAGTACCAGGACAGGCCGGCCAGCAGGATGGCGCCGAATACGAAAGGCAGTATGTTGAACGGGAATTCGGGCACCGGGTAGAAGTTGCTGACGATCACGTATCCCAGACCGATGGCGGCCGCGACGGCGACGGCCAGGCGCTGCGGGGTCAAGGCGCCGATCTTGCGCAACCAGATCGGCGTGGCGATGACCACCAGCAGATAGCTCACCAGAAAGCCCCAGTTGGCCACATAGCCGCCGTAGACATCGAAAACCAGCCGGCCCGCGGAGCTGAACGTGGCCGTGATCGAGAACGCCAGCGCCAGGATCCCGACGAACACCACGCCGGCCCACGGCGTCTTGTAGGTGGGATGCACCTTGGTGAACACCTGCGGCAACGCACCCTCGTGGGCGAAGGTGAACAGCGATCGGGACGCCGCCGTGGTGACCGCGGTGACGAACACGATGAACGCGATGGCGACGGCACCGCTGACGATCTGGTTCACCCAAGCCACCCCGACGCTGGACGCCAGTTGCGGCAGCACCGCCTTGTCCCCGTCGATCTCACCGAAGTGCAGGATCTGCGGATATGTCGCGAAGATGTAGAGCGCACCGATCAGGAGTACGACCCGCAGCAAGGATCTGGCGATGTTGCGGTGCGCGTCCTTGGCCTCGGCGCCGAGCGAGGCGACGCTTTCGAAGCCGGCGTAGGAACCCACCGCGGTGACCGCCGCGATGAACGTCGCACTGGAACCGAGATGTTGGGGGTTCCACTGCTCCCAGTCGATGTGGAATCCGTAGCCGATGTAGGAGGCCACGATGATCACCAGGATCGACGCGATGGCCAGCAATTCGAAGGCCAGCTCATATTTGGCGGCCAGCGAAACCCCGCGGTACGGCAGGTATACCGCGACCCCGACCACAACGAGCACCAGCAGTAGGCGGAACCAAACCGCCTGGGAGCCAAGGCCGATGGATTCCAGGAACGCGTCCAGGTAGAGCACTCCGCCCAGGGTGCCGGTGGTGGCGAAACCGATGTAACCGAACAGCAGGCTGAACCCGGCGGCGAAGGCGAAGCCCGGCCCCAGACCGTTGCCGGTGTAGGTGCCCAGCGACCCGGAGGACACAGTGCGCTTGGCCTGGAAACTGATCGTGATCGCAACCAGCACGACAATGGACAAGCCGATCACCGCGGCCCACGCCGCCCCCTTGCCCGCCGCCACGAACAACGAGAACGGCACCACGGCCAACGCCACACTTGGTGCGGCTGCTGCCAGCCCCTGGGCGAATACGCCCCACGGGCCCAACGCCCCTGATTCCAGCCCGGTGGATTCGGCTGCGATCAGGGTGCGTCCTCCGGCGCCCGCCGTCGTCGGGTGCGTCTTCGGGTCGTCTGTAGTAGTCACGGCAATGTCCCTTTCTGACCGCGATGCCTGCCGCGGTGTGTACTGTCACACTGCCGCAATCGGATTCGTGTCGTCAGCTATGGAATCGGCGGGATTCTATTGCGAAGGAACGGAATTCCTGCGGAATGCGGCTCCCGGGTGTCCGTCGGACAGGAAGCCGTCGGCGCCACCGAACAGCTTCTGCCGCAACGTAGTCGGATCGGCCAGTTCGCGCGCCCGGCCACGTCGGCGGAGTTCGGGGATGAGATAGGTGGCCACATCCGCGAAACTGCCCGGGGTGACGTGATAGGCGATGTTGAAACCGTCCACCCCAGTCCGCTGGGCATAGGTGTCCAGCGCATCGGCCACCGTGGCTGCCGAGCCGACGAACAACTCGCCGCCGAACCCGCCCAGTCCCCCGACGTAATCACGCAACGTCAGGCGCTCCCGCGCCTCGGAATCGGTGACCGCAGCCAGGATGGAGCGACTGGCGTCGGTATCGAACTGCCCGATCGGGCGATCCACGCCGTACGTCGACCAGTCCACGCCGGACAGTGCCGACAGCAGCACCAGTCCGCCTTCCAGATCGTGAAAGTCAGCGAGTTCGCGGGCCTTGGCCTGTGCCGCGGAATCGGTGCTGTCCGTGACGATCTCGACCGAGGTGATGAATTTCAGGGACAGCGGGTCACGTCCGTGCGCAGCTGCCCGACGCCGGATGTCCTCGATATGGTTGCGCAGGACCTCGGGCCGCGGGTCACTGACGAACACCAATTCCGCGTTTCGGGCGGCGAACTCCCGCCCGGCCGGCGAGGTGCCCGCCTGGAACAACACCGGGGTGCGTTGCGGCGACGGCTCGACCAGGTGCGCCCCGGGCACCGTGAAATACCGCCCCTGATGGCCGATGTCGTGCACCTTCGTCGGATCGGTGTAGACCCCGCGTTCAGCATCACGCAGAACCGCGCCCGGCTCCCACGACCCTTCCCAGAGCTTGTAGGTCACTTCCAGGAACTCCTGGGCCATCGCGTACCGCTCGTCGTGCGGGATCTGCCGGTCCCGGCCGATGATGTTGCGCGCTGCGCTGTCCAGCAGGGAGGTGACGATGTTCCAGCCGATTCGGCCGCCGGTCAGGTGATCCAGCGTGCTGAACTTGCGGGCCAGCAGGTACGGACTCTCATAGGTGGTGGACACCGTGATCCCGAAACCCAGCCGCTGGGTCACCGCGGCCATCGCCGACACCGCCAACAGGGGGTCGGTCACCGGTGTCTGCACGGCGCGGGCCAGCGCGGCACTGGCGTCGCCGCCGAAGACGTCTAATTGCCCGACGGCGTCGGCGATGAACAGCAGGTCGAATCCGCCGTCATCGAGCAGTTTCGCCAGTTCCACCCAGTAGCGGACATCGGTGTAGTCGGCGGTGCGGTCCTGCGGGTGACGCCACAGCCCGAAATTGCCGTGCGACACCGTCGACATGGTGAACGCCGACAACACATACGGTTCGGTCATGACAGACGCCGCTGCGGTACGTCGAGCCCCAGGTGGGATCGCAGTGTGGTGCCTGCGTATTCGTGGCGGAACAGCCCGCGTTTGCGCAGCACCGGGACCACTTGCTCGACGAAAAGCTCATGCTGACCGGGCAATCCGGAGTCGCGCAGCACGAACCCGTCGGCGGCACCGGTGGTGAACCACTGCTCGATCTCGTCGGCGATCTGTTCGGGCGTGCCCACCACGGCTGCGCCCCAGCCGTTGACCGTGCGGTACAGGAACTCTCGCACCGTCGGGTTACCGTCGGTGGCCAGCAGCCGATAACCGGTCAGCGCGGTCTGGTGGGTCTCGGTGTGCTCCGGGAA
The window above is part of the Mycolicibacterium fortuitum subsp. fortuitum genome. Proteins encoded here:
- a CDS encoding Ms4533A family Cys-rich leader peptide, encoding MAAQWCSTARWAGASPGCTGCATPRRTRWNPSERYAALTCHVDLDSAACPGHRDVVADPLVGPHIARQARRWNSVILRAMPSASGKTESHVLALIAVGSCAVADVACCR
- a CDS encoding LLM class flavin-dependent oxidoreductase, producing MTEPYVLSAFTMSTVSHGNFGLWRHPQDRTADYTDVRYWVELAKLLDDGGFDLLFIADAVGQLDVFGGDASAALARAVQTPVTDPLLAVSAMAAVTQRLGFGITVSTTYESPYLLARKFSTLDHLTGGRIGWNIVTSLLDSAARNIIGRDRQIPHDERYAMAQEFLEVTYKLWEGSWEPGAVLRDAERGVYTDPTKVHDIGHQGRYFTVPGAHLVEPSPQRTPVLFQAGTSPAGREFAARNAELVFVSDPRPEVLRNHIEDIRRRAAAHGRDPLSLKFITSVEIVTDSTDSAAQAKARELADFHDLEGGLVLLSALSGVDWSTYGVDRPIGQFDTDASRSILAAVTDSEARERLTLRDYVGGLGGFGGELFVGSAATVADALDTYAQRTGVDGFNIAYHVTPGSFADVATYLIPELRRRGRARELADPTTLRQKLFGGADGFLSDGHPGAAFRRNSVPSQ
- a CDS encoding acyl-CoA dehydrogenase family protein; translation: MTTENTLLKRPTGYDAELRSVFGPIFERIAEGNRQRENDRVLPHEQVRWLNDAGFGTLRIPAEQGGFGASLEQTFLLLAELGEADANIAHIWRNHLAFVEDRLNAPVSEDNTTWIKRFLAGEFVGGGWTEANNLTLANLATTVTEEDDHWRVTGAKYYATGSLYADWLDVLGRGEDGELWTALVRADDPGVTLIDDWRGFGQRTTGSGSARYERARAERGNVFPATERFTYQAHFYQIAMLAVLTGIIKAAQRDGSAALSARKRNYPQGLAEVPAADAQLLQVIGEVSAEAFGATAALAQSARSLDRIVAGRLAGSDDNARQLLVEAEVAVTQAQLVIVAAALRATTRVFDALGASGVSEELGLDRHWRNARTLASHNPVVYKARILGDWFINGKDPVADLVSRGRGGQGN
- a CDS encoding GNAT family N-acetyltransferase, whose product is MTLTQDAAVVTAGWTIAEITPRHHPLIADFLATTPGIGGRKFAADSRDIAEQLDGAYPGSAVVLSDESGAVAGYAALHRPDGAEPEVLGSFVFGPQAPVDAVRAIVASSVEQFRRVAVPGAYLRVFIGADQAVTIEELIARGGRRERQFASTRKSLSEEDPAALDDARIDSVHILSWPEVVAAGLTEEVRRVQFETFREHFGNMSKTPQRWKYHLASRAFTPDFSLAAVDEDGVVIGYVLGSTYTSGVGPDEIRSAHTDYIGVRADRRKSGTAELMLRKLWLAALRRGFTHASLGTDIANASNAHLLYARLGYRTVRDEYAYRIDAEEKSQ
- a CDS encoding zinc-binding dehydrogenase; the encoded protein is MRALVYDPHAPANLRFDEVAEPSAADSQALIDVHAIALNFGELHFIDQMRRPGEVPGWDSAGIVTQAAADGSGPPVGARVVGFSGEAGWAERRVVSTDNLAELPEFVEFDEAAALPVAGVTALQALRALGPVVGRRVLITGASGGVGRYAVQLAARAGAHVVAAVGSAARGEGLEELGAAEVVIGLDTVSEPVFGVLDNVGGKLLAQAFSLVSDGGSVQSIGMASNEPTTINFEQERRTGNRKRLEPFTVRAPFQDDLRYLLTLLADGELDPQIGLRDSWENTAAAAQALLGRQVAGKAVLRVV
- a CDS encoding ANTAR domain-containing protein — translated: MSYNRLRADDTSRIKIDVAIGVLVALRGCAPDQAFAEMVRVVHRTGIGIGSIARALVDLAGGSSGTSAEYAEAFNAWGELLARARRIPVSAQ
- a CDS encoding APC family permease, encoding MTTTDDPKTHPTTAGAGGRTLIAAESTGLESGALGPWGVFAQGLAAAAPSVALAVVPFSLFVAAGKGAAWAAVIGLSIVVLVAITISFQAKRTVSSGSLGTYTGNGLGPGFAFAAGFSLLFGYIGFATTGTLGGVLYLDAFLESIGLGSQAVWFRLLLVLVVVGVAVYLPYRGVSLAAKYELAFELLAIASILVIIVASYIGYGFHIDWEQWNPQHLGSSATFIAAVTAVGSYAGFESVASLGAEAKDAHRNIARSLLRVVLLIGALYIFATYPQILHFGEIDGDKAVLPQLASSVGVAWVNQIVSGAVAIAFIVFVTAVTTAASRSLFTFAHEGALPQVFTKVHPTYKTPWAGVVFVGILALAFSITATFSSAGRLVFDVYGGYVANWGFLVSYLLVVIATPIWLRKIGALTPQRLAVAVAAAIGLGYVIVSNFYPVPEFPFNILPFVFGAILLAGLSWYWYLKRTRPEVANRIGTIQSVSPEEQQRWIDAGVTS
- a CDS encoding glycoside hydrolase family 15 protein translates to MVLQHTEPTDVVAPLEKKPPATKTGDTPLTVTAPVPYSTSGALRNPFPPIADYGFLSDCENTCLISSAGSVEWLCVPRPDSPSVFGAILDRNAGHFRLGPYGVTVPSARRYLPGSLILETTWQTHTGWLIVRDALVMGPWHDIETRSRTHRRTPMDWDAEHILLRTVRCVSGTVELVMNCEPAFDYHRVSASWEYSGPAYGEAIARASRNPDSHPTLRLTTNLRIGIEGREARARTRLTEGDNVFVALSWSKHPAPQTFEEASDKMWKTSESWRQWINIGDFPDHPWRSYLQRSALTLKGLTYSPTGALLAAPTTSLPETPQGERNWDYRYSWIRDSTFALWGLYTLGLDREADDFFSFIADVSGANNGERHPLQVMYGVGGERSLVEEELHHLSGYDNARPVRIGNGAYNQMQHDIWGTMLDSVYLHAKSREQIPEALWPVLKNQVEEAIKHWKEPDRGIWEVRGEPQHFTSSKIMCWVALDRGSKLAELQGEKSYAQQWRATAEEIKADVLARGVDSRGVLTQRYNDDALDASLLLAVLTRFLPSDDPRVRATVLAIADELTEDGLVLRYRVEETDDGLSGEEGTFTICSFWLVSALVEIGEVSRAKHLLERLLSFASPLHLYAEEIEPRTGRHLGNFPQAFTHLALINAVVHVIRAEEESDSSGVFQPANAPM
- a CDS encoding class I SAM-dependent methyltransferase, with the protein product MSEQDRIRWDAAYTDREPDDDVPALPPVFSGHADQFPVAGSALDVACGAGRGSLWLAERGLDVWGLDVSSVAITRARAAAARRGVAERCRFDVVDLDEGLPSGPRVDVVLCHRFRDPGLYPALAARLRPGGLLAICVLSEVGAQAGRFRAGTRELETAFAGLVTLGAAEGDGQAWLVARAPATGR